A window from Hemicordylus capensis ecotype Gifberg chromosome 2, rHemCap1.1.pri, whole genome shotgun sequence encodes these proteins:
- the F2RL3 gene encoding proteinase-activated receptor 4, which produces MEQLRLAGGESLWGRRRRLLLLLLLCSCRGALAAWDYDDYSANETEDSQPPPQNGLCPRAIPARRVSDGNTTFLRLPEASRAQLGSQLTVLLLPSFYTLVFLVGLPANALALWVLATRVEKLPSTVFLINLAAADLLLGLLLPLKISYYFLGNHWPFGEAACRLTTAAFYGNMYCSLLLLACISVDRYLAVAHPFFARSCRSPAFAAGTCAGAWLAAALATLPLTLLRQSFPLEGSRQVLCHDALPQEEDARHYRPYFAALASCGFLLPLLVMLLSCGATLRVLLGSGKRYATAVKLTALVLLSAVAFFAPSNVLLLLHYGQPCSGRRASLYLAYMGSLALSAANSCLDPFVYYYVSADFREKVRGRLFGPGKGSAVSLKTSKETLPPARSCRSESLV; this is translated from the exons ATGGAGCAGCTGCGTCTGGCTGGTGGCGAGAGCctctgggggcggcggcggcggctgctgctgcttctcctcctctgctcctgccgGGGGGCTCTGGCGGCTTGGGACTATGATG ACTACTCCGCCAACGAGACCGAGGACTCCCAGCCCCCGCCGCAGAACGGCCTCTGCCCTCGCGCCATCCCGGCCCGGAGGGTGAGCGACGGCAACACCACCTTCCTGCGCCTCCCGGAAGCCTCCCGGGCTCAGCTCGGCAGCCAGCTCACCGTCCTGCTCCTGCCCTCCTTCTACACCCTCGTCTTCCTCGTGGGGCTGCCGGCCAACGCGCTGGCTCTCTGGGTGCTGGCCACGCGGGTGGAGAAGCTGCCCTCCACCGTCTTCCTGATCAACCTGGCCGCCGCCGACCTGCTgctcggcctcctcctccccctgaagATCTCCTACTACTTCCTGGGCAACCACTGGCCCTTTGGGGAGGCCGCCTGCCGCCTCACCACCGCCGCCTTCTATGGGAACATGTActgctccctcctgctgctggcctgcaTCAGTGTGGACCGCTACCTGGCCGTGGCCCACCCCTTCTTCGCCCGCTCCTGCCGCAGCCCCGCCTTCGCTGCGGGCACCTGCGCGGGCGCCTGGCTGGCGGCCGCCCTGGCCACGCTGCCCCTGACCCTGCTGCGGCAGTCCTTCCCGCTGGAGGGGAGCCGGCAGGTCCTGTGCCACGACGCCCTGCCCCAGGAGGAGGACGCCCGGCACTACCGCCCCTACTTTGCCGCCCTGGCCAGCTGCGGCTTCCTGCTCCCGCTGCTGGTCATGCTGCTCAGCTGCGGGGCCACCCTGCGGGTCCTGCTGGGCAGCGGCAAGAGGTACGCCACGGCCGTCAAGCTGACCGCCCTGGTGCTGCTCTCGGCCGTGGCCTTCTTTGCGCCCAGCAacgtcctgctgctgctccactacGGCCAGCCCTGCTCCGGCCGGCGGGCCTCCCTCTACCTGGCCTACATGGGCAGCCTGGCCCTCAGCGCCGCCAACAGCTGCCTGGACCCCTTCGTCTACTACTACGTCTCGGCAGACTTCCGGGAGAAGGTGAGGGGGAGGCTCTTTGGCCCGGGCAAGGGCTCGGCCGTCTCCCTCAAGACCTCCAAGGAGACGCTGCCCCCCGCCAGGAGCTGCCGCTCAGAGTCCCTCgtgtga